Below is a window of Myroides profundi DNA.
AGAAGAACCTACCATACGTACTGTAGATGTAGAACAGTTTTGTTCATGATCTGCATGTAAGATAAATAACTTATCAATTGCATTTTTTATGATTGGATCGATTTCATAAGGCTCTGTTGGCAAAGCAAACATCAATCTTAAGAAGTTATCAACATAGCTCTTAGTGTTATCATAGTAATTTAAAGGATATCCTTTAGCTTTTCTATACGTCCAAGTTGCTATTACTAAGAATTTACTCATTGTCTTACACACAGCCTCATATAATGACTTAGAACAATCAGCATCTACTACTTTTGGATTAAATGCAGTTAAAGCACTAGTCAAAGAAGCTAACACTCCCATAGGGTGTGCAGTCTTAGGAAAACCGTCAATGATATTTTTCATTTCTTCATTCACTAATGAATACTTTCTAATATCATTCTCGAATTTTTCTATTTGTTCTTGAGTTGGTAACTCTCCAAAGATAATCAAATAAGAAACTTCTAAGAAGTTAGAATATTCTGCTAATTCTTCAATAGAATATCCTCTGTATCTCAAGATTCCTTCTTCTCCATCTAAGAATGTAATTGCACTCTTGCATGCACCAGAATTTTTATAACCTGGGTCATAAGTAATAGCTCCAGTTAAAGCACGTAATTTCAACACATCAATTGCTACTTCATTCTCAGTACCAACTAATACAGGAAACTCATGTCTTTTACCGTCAACCTCTATATAAGCTGTTTTAGACATATTGTTATTATTTTATTTTTTTTACAAGTTTTACTCACTACTAGTATAAATATTCTAGTAATTTTTCAGAAGGAAAGATAGGAATTATTATGCATACATACAAGTCATATTCATAAACTAATCATTAAAAATGAACAAAAAACCTCATTTTAGAGACTATTAAAACGAATAGAAAAATAAGACACACTAAATAATCATAAACACAACAGAACAGTTAAAAAAAAACATTATTCATAATAAATTATTTTTCAAAAATACCACTGTAATCTAACCTAAGTACTATATAATAAAAAAGCGGTAGATATGATAATATATCTACCGCCATTAAATTTATAAAGGATTATCTTTTTACTTTAAAAGCATTACCTTGAGGATAATAAGCGATATCACCTAATTCTTCCTCTATTCTCAATAATTGATTATACTTTGCCATACGATCTGATCTAGATGCAGAACCAGTTTTAATTTGTCCGCAATTAAGAGCCACAGCTAAATCAGCAATAGTACTATCTTCAGTTTCACCTGAACGGTGAGACATAACAGAAGTAAATCCAGCATTTTTAGCCATATTAACAGCAGCTATAGTCTCAGTAAGAGTACCTATTTGATTTACTTTAATCAAGATAGAGTTACCAATACCTTCATTAACACCACGCTCAAGTCTAGCTACATTAGTAACAAATAAATCATCACCTACTAACTGAACTTTATTACCAATCTTATCAGTTAAATACTTCCAACCATCCCAATCATCTTCATACATACCATCTTCAATAGATACTATTGGGTATTTCTCAACTAATTCAGCTAAGTAATCCGCTTGCTCTTGAGAAGTACGTACTTTACCTAATTCACCTTCGAATTTAGTATAATCATATTTACCATCAACATAGAACTCAGAAGCGGCACAATCCAAAGCAATCATAATCTCATCGCCAAATCTATAGCCTGCATTCTCAACTGCTAATTTAATAGAATCAAGAGCATCTTCAGTTCCTTTTAATGTAGGAGCAAATCCACCTTCATCACCTACTGCAGTACTTAATCCTCTCTCATGTAAAACTTTCTTCAAATGATGGAATATCTCAGTCCCCATTTGCATAGCATGTGTAAAAGTTATTGCTTTTACAGGCATGATCATAAATTCTTGAAATGCAATAGGAGCATCAGAGTGAGACCCACCATTAATAATATTCATCATTGGAACTGGTAGCGTGTTTGCAGAAACACCACCTACATAACGATATAATGGCATTCTTAACTCATTTGCTGCTGCTTTAGCTACAGCTAAAGAAACACCTAAAATAGCATTTGCTCCTAAATTCCCTTTATTACTAGTACCATCTAATTCAATCATCAATTGGTCTATAGTGTTCTGTTCGAAAACACTAACACCTACGATGTGCTCAGCAATTATATTATTTACGTTATCAACAGCTTTTAATACTCCTTTACCTAAGAAAGCTTTACCACCATCACGTAACTCTACTGCTTCGTGCTCACCTGTAGAAGCTCCAGATGGAACTGCAGCACGACCTAACATACCACTTTCAGTAATAACATCTACTTCTACTGTAGGATTCCCTCTAGAATCTAATATTTGACGTGCATGCACACTAATAATTGTACTCATAAATTGTGTCTTAAAATTTAGTATAAACAAATTTACAACTTTAATTGAACTTACTTAATACAGATAAGAAATAAAGTTTATATATAACGAAAGGAACTACACTGTAGCTCCTTTATTATTTTTTATATTCTCGACAAACTCATCAAATAAATATCTTGAGTCATGTGGTCCAGGACTTGATTCAGGATGATATTGTACAGAGAAAACATTCTTACTCTTCATCTTCATACCTGCAACAGTACCATCATTTAAATGCACATGAGTTAACTCAAGGTTAGTATGTTTAGCCAACTCTTCTTTATTAATCGCAAAACCATGATTCTGTGATGTAATCTCTCCTTGAGTAGAACCTAAATTCATAACAGGATGATTTACTCCACGATGTCCACTAAACATCTTAAATGTACTCACACCTTGAGATAAACCAATCAATTGATGACCTAAACAAATACCGAAAACTGGAAGCCCTGAATCTATAACTTTATTAACCGTATCAAGAACTCCTAATTTTGCTAAAGCTTGTGGATCACCAGGTCCGTTAGAAAGAAAATATCCATCAGCACCAAATGCTACTAATTCATCATAAGAAACATTGTAAGGAAACACCTTTACATAACAATCTCTCTCTTCGAAACAACGTAAAATATTTGTTTTTATACCAAAATCAACTGCCGCAATTTTATGAGACGCATCAGGATTACCAAAGTGGTAAGCTTCTTTAGTAGATACTTTAGAAGATAACTCTAAACCTTCCATTGAAGGAACGTTCTCTAACATCACTTTTAACTCTTCAATTGATTTACCATCTGTTGAGATGATAGCATTCATAGCACCATTATCTCTAATATGAGCTGTAAGAGCACGTGTATCAACATCAGAAATAGCTATAAGATTAGCCTTTTCTAAATAAGTCAATAAATCCGATTCTGAATTTGGACGTGAATGATAATAACTAAAGTTTTTACAAACTAAACCAGAAATCTTAATTCCATCAGAATCAACTTCGTCAACATTAACCCCATAATTACCAATATGTGCTGTTGTTGACAACATTATTTGACCAAAGTAAGAAGGATCTGTAAAGATTTCTTGATAACCTGTCATTCCAGTGTTAAAACAAATCTCTCCGAATGCTGTACCTTCTACGCCAACCGACTTACCAAAAAAAACAGTTCCATCTTTTAAAACTAAAACCGCCTTCTTTCTTTCTGAATATTCCATTGTATTGTTGTGTTGTATTAATTTTTAGCAAAAATAAAAAAAAAAGGACATCCTTATAAAGAATGTCCTTAATATTATAAATAACAAAAATAAATTTTGTTGATACTATTCATTAGTTTCAGCTTCATTAGAAGTTGCCTCAGTCGCAGGAGCTTCAGCAGCTTTCTTTTTACCTCTACGAGTAGAAGATTTTTTAGCTTCTTTCTTAGCAACATTGTATAATTCGTTGAAGTCAACGAATTCAATCATAGCCATATCAGCGTTATCTCCTAAACGATTACCTAACTTAATAATACGAGTATATCCACCTGGACGATCTCCTACTTTTTGAGCTACTTCTCTAAATAGTTCAGTAACTGCGTCTTTGTCTCTCAAATAAGAGAAAACAACACGACGGTTATGAGTATCGTCAGTTTTAGCTTTAGTTACTAATGGCTCAATAAACTGCTTTAAAGCTTTAGCTTTAGCTACAGTAGTATTGATACGCTTGTGCTCGATTAAAGAACAAGCCATATTAGCCAACATAGAATTTCTATGTCCAGCTTTTCTACCTAAGTGATTTATTTTCTTTCCGTGTCTCATTTCTTACTAGAATTTAGACTTTGCAGTCTAGTTTATTCTTTATCTAATTTGTATTTTGATAGATCCATCCCGAAATTAAGTCCCTTAACAGCTACTAACTCTTCTAATTCAGATAAAGACTTCTTACCGAAGTTTCTGAATTTCATCAAGTCGTTTTTGTTAAATGACACTAAGTCTCCTAATGTATCTACTTCAGCCGCTTTCAAACAATTCAATGCTCTAACTGAAAGATCTAAATCAACTAGTTTAGTTTTTAGAAGCTGTCTCATATGTAGAGATTCCTCATCATATGATTCAGTTTGTGCAATCTCATCTGCCTCTAAAGTAATTCTCTCATCTGAGAATAACATAAAGTGGTGTATTAATGTTTTTGCAGCTTCAGTTAACGCATCTTTTGGATGAATAGAACCATCGGTAATGATATCAAAAACTAACTTTTCATAGTCAGTTTTTTGCTCAACACGATAGTTTTCGATAGCATACTTAACGTTCTTAACTGGAGTATAAATTGAGTCAGTAAAGATAGTACCAATAGGAGCATTAGGTTTTCTATTCTCTTCAGCTGGTACGTAACCTCTTCCCTTCTCAATAGTAAGATCCATATTAATAGTTACATTACTATCCATATTACAGATAACTAATTCTGGATTCAGAATTTGGAAACTAGAAATGAATTTCTGGAAATCACCTGCAGTCAACTGTTCTTTACCAGAGAAAGAGATACTAACAGTTTCATTATCAACATCTTCAATTTGACGTTTAAAACGAACTTGTTTTAGGTTAAGAATGATTTCAGTAACATCCTCAACTACACCAGCGATAGTAGAAAACTCATGATCTACTCCTTCAATACGAACTGAAGTAATTGCATATCCTTCAAGAGAAGAAAGAAGAACTCTTCTTAATGCATTACCTATTGTCAATCCATATCCCGGTTCTAAAGGTCTAAATTCGAATTTGCCTTTAAAATCGGTCGAATCAATCATGATAACTTTATCGGGCTTTTGAAAATTAAATATTGCCATATTTGTTTCGACTGAATGTCAATTATTATTTGTTGTACAACTCTACGATTAACTGTTCTTTGATGTTTTCAGGAACTTGAAGTCTTTGAGGTACAGAAACAAATGTTCCTTCTAACGTTTCAGGATTCCAAGTAATCCACTCGTAAACAGCGCTAGAATTAGATAATGAACGTTCGATAGTCTCTAGAGATCTTGATTTTTCACGAACAGCAACTTTATCACCAGGTTTCAATTGGTATGAAGGAATATTTACTAATTCCCCATTTACAGTAATATGTCTATGAGAAACGATTTGACGTGCAGCTCTACGAGATGGAGCAATTCCCATTCTGAATACTACGTTGTCTAATCTTGACTCACATAATTGAATTAATACCTCACCAGTAACTCCACGAGCTGCAGCAGCTTTTTTGTATAAGTTTCTGAATTGTTTTTCTAAAATACCGTAAGTATATTTAGCTTTTTGTTTTTCCAATAACTGGATAGCATATTCAGATTTCTTACCTCTTTTTCTTGCTAAACCATGTTGTCCTGGAGGGTAATTTCTTTTTTCTAAAGACTTGTCATCTCCGAAAATTGCTTCACCGAACCTACGTGCGATTTTTGTTTGTGGACCAGTATATCTTGCCATTTCTTAATAAAATTGAAAAAAGGTAGGGATTATGAATTCAGGTCACTTTCCTCCGATAATCTATTCCTACCTTTGGTTATACTATAAAATTAAACTCTTCTTCTCTTTGGAGGACGACATCCGTTGTGTGGCATTGGAGTAATATCGATAATCTCTGTTACTTCGATTCCACCGTTATGTAAAGATCTGATTGCAGATTCTCTTCCGTTTCCAGGTCCTTTTACATAAACTTTTACTTTTTTCAATCCTGCCTCAAGTGCAACTTTACCGCAATCTTCTGCAGCCATTTGAGCAGCGTAAGGAGTGTTCTTTTTAGAACCTCTGAATCCCATTTTACCTGCTGATGACCAAGAAATCACTTCACCTTTTTTGTTAGTTAATGAAATGATGATATTGTTAAACGTCGCATTAATATGAGCTTCACCTGTTGACTCAACAAGTACTTTACGTTTTTTTGTATTCGCTTTAGCCATATTACTACTTATTATTTAGTTGCTTTTTTCTTGTTAGCAACAGTTTTTCTTTTACCTTTTCTTGTTCTAGAGTTGTTCTTAGTTCTTTGTCCTCTTAATGGAAGACCAGCTCTATGACGGATACCTCTGTAGCATCCGATATCCATTAAACGTTTGATGTTTAATGAAATCTCTGAACGTAATTCTCCTTCAATTGTGAATTGACCTACAGCTTCACGGATAGCTCCGATCTCGTCGTCATTCCAATCTTGAACTTTTTTATTTTCGTCAACTTTAGCTCTTTCTAGAATTTCTTTAGCTCTACTTGAACCAATTCCAAAAATATAAGTTAAAGCAATGATTCCTCTTTTGTGTTTAGGTATATCTACCCCTGCGATTCTTGCCATAATTATCCTTGTCTTTGTTTAAATCTAGGATTCTTTTTATTAATAACGTAAAGTCTACCTTTTCTACGTACTATAATGCACTCGGCACTTCTTTTTTTAACTGATGCTCTTACTTTCATTTTAATAGCCTCTTTAATATCTATAAGTAATTCTTGCTTTGGTCAAATCGTAAGGGCTCATCTCTAATTTTACTCTGTCACCAGGTAATAATTTGATATAATGCATACGCATCTTACCTGAGATATGGGCGATTACTACGTGTCCATTTTCTAATTCCACACGGAACATAGCATTTGATAATGCTTCAATGATTGCTCCGTCTTGTTCTATTGCTGATTGTTTTGCCATAAAAACTAAGCTGTTGCTCTTCTATTTTTACCACTTGTCATCATACTATCATACTGTTTGTTCAGTAAATAAGCATTGACTTGTTGAATTGTATCGATTACAACACTTACCATAATCAATAACGATGTTCCTCCATAAAACATTGCCCAACCTTGTTGAACTCCTAATAAACTTACCACGATTGCAGGGAAAACTGCGATTAATGCTAAGTAAAGAGAACCTGGGAATGTAATTAAAGACATGATTCTATCTAAGAAATCACCTGTCTCACTACCTGGCTTAACACCTGGTATAAAACCGCCACTTCTCTTTAGATCATCAGCCATCTTATTAGTAGGTACTGTAATTGCGGTGTAAAAGTACGTAAAAATTATGATTAATAAAGCAAAAAGTGCATTATACTCCCAACCAAACACATTATGAAATGTTGTACTGATTGATTTAGCAGTATCTGAAGTTGATAAACCTGCTACTGCAGCTGGCACAAACATGATCGCTTGAGCGAAGATGATTGGCATAACTCCTGATGCATTTAACTTTAATGGAATCCACTGACGATTACCGCCTAACATAGATTGATCATAAGTTCCTGAAGCACTTCTTCTTGCATACTGAACCGGTATACGTCTCACAGCAAGAGTTAAATAGATACAAGCAACGATGATTAACAACCATAAAATTACTTCTATAACCACCAACATAGGTCCTCCATTATTTTCAGTAATTCTTGATTGGAATTCTTGGATGAAAGACATTGGAAGTCTTGCAATAATACCAACCATAATTAATAATGAAATCCCATTTCCAATACCTTTATCAGTAATTTTTTCACCTAACCACATTGCAAAAACAGTTCCGGTCACTAGTATAATTACTGAAGAAAACAAGAATGAGAAAGAATTGAAACCTAACAAAAATGCATCCGGTGGTAATTGCACATACAAGTTATAGATGTAACTAGGTCCTTGTAATAAAGTAATACCGATTGTCAACCATCTTGTTATTTGGTTCATCTTCTTTCTACCGCTTTCTCCATCATTTTGTAGCTTTTGTAGATAAGGAACCGCGATTCCCATCAACTGAACTACTATGGAAGCAGAAATATAAGGCATAATACCTAATGCAAATACAGATGCTTGCGCAAATGCACCACCTGTAAAAACATTTATTAACCAACCGATACCTTGATCAGTTTGATCAGTTAAAGCTTGCAATTTCGTTGCGTCAATACCTGGAAGGGTAACTTGTGTACCGAAACGGTACACAAGCAATAACCCTAAAGTTATCAAGATTTTGTTCTTTAACTCTTCAATTTTCCAAATACTGGCTAATGTTTCAAAAAACTTCTTCATCTTGTTTATTAAGATTTTATAACGTTACAATTTCTCCACCAGCTGCCTCGATTGCCTCTTTAGCAGATGCTGAAAACTTGTGTGCAGAAACTTTTAATTTTGCTTTTATCTCTCCACGCCCTAAAACCTTAACTAAACTATTTTTAGAAGTTAATCCTAACTCAACTAAAAGAGCAAAATCAACAGTGTCTTTTACTACTCCGCTATCAACTAAAGATTGTAATTTTTCTAAGTTGATAACATCATATTCTACTCTATTGATGTTTTTAAAACCAAATTTAGGAACACGTCTTTGAAGTGGCATTTGCCCTCCTTCAAATCCGATTTTTCTTGAATATCCTGAACGTGATTTAGCACCTTTGTGTCCTTTTGTAGAAGTTCCTCCTTTACCAGACCCTTCACCACGACCAACACGTTTGTTTTGGTTGTGTACTGAACCTTTTGCTGGTTGTAAATTACTTAAATTCATACTCTACAATATTATTTAGCCTCTTCTACAGAAACTAAGTGTTGAACTTTACTTACCATTCCTAAGATTGCAGATGTAGCATCATGTTCTACAACTTGACCAATCTTACGAAGTCCTAAAGCCTCTAACGTTCTCTTTTGTACAAGAGGACAATTAATTTGGCTTCTTACTTGTTTTACTTTAATTTTTGACATAACTCTCTCAAATTAACCTTTAAATACTTTTTCTAAAGAAATTCCTCTTTGTTTTGCAACTGTAGAAGCACTTCTTAAACGTAATAAAGCGTCAAAAGTAGCCTTCACCACGTTGTGAGGATTTGAAGATCCTTGAGATTTAGATAATAAATCTTTAATCCCAACAGATTCTACAACCGATCTCACAGAACCTCCAGCGATTACTCCAGTACCTAAAGATGCAGGCATCAATAATACTCTAGCTCCACTGAATTTTCCTTTTTGTTCGTGAGGAATAGTATGACCATTTAAAGGAACTCTAACTAAGTTTTTCTTTGCATCCTCTACTGCTTTAGCGATTGCTTCAGAAACGTCTTTTGATTTACCCAAACCATGACCCACTACACCGTTTTCGTCACCTACTACTACTACAGCAGAGAATCCAAAAGCTCTTCCCCCTTTAGTAACTTTAGTAACACGGTTTACACTAACCAAACGATCTTTAAGATCAAGACCAGTTGGTTTTACAAATTCTACGTTTTTATAATTTTGATACATAACTAATTAGAATTTTAATCCAGCTTCTCTAGCGCCTTCAGCTAATGATTTAACACGACCGTGGTATAAA
It encodes the following:
- the rpsM gene encoding 30S ribosomal protein S13; the encoded protein is MARIAGVDIPKHKRGIIALTYIFGIGSSRAKEILERAKVDENKKVQDWNDDEIGAIREAVGQFTIEGELRSEISLNIKRLMDIGCYRGIRHRAGLPLRGQRTKNNSRTRKGKRKTVANKKKATK
- the infA gene encoding translation initiation factor IF-1 — protein: MAKQSAIEQDGAIIEALSNAMFRVELENGHVVIAHISGKMRMHYIKLLPGDRVKLEMSPYDLTKARITYRY
- the rpsE gene encoding 30S ribosomal protein S5 → MYQNYKNVEFVKPTGLDLKDRLVSVNRVTKVTKGGRAFGFSAVVVVGDENGVVGHGLGKSKDVSEAIAKAVEDAKKNLVRVPLNGHTIPHEQKGKFSGARVLLMPASLGTGVIAGGSVRSVVESVGIKDLLSKSQGSSNPHNVVKATFDALLRLRSASTVAKQRGISLEKVFKG
- the secY gene encoding preprotein translocase subunit SecY, with the protein product MKKFFETLASIWKIEELKNKILITLGLLLVYRFGTQVTLPGIDATKLQALTDQTDQGIGWLINVFTGGAFAQASVFALGIMPYISASIVVQLMGIAVPYLQKLQNDGESGRKKMNQITRWLTIGITLLQGPSYIYNLYVQLPPDAFLLGFNSFSFLFSSVIILVTGTVFAMWLGEKITDKGIGNGISLLIMVGIIARLPMSFIQEFQSRITENNGGPMLVVIEVILWLLIIVACIYLTLAVRRIPVQYARRSASGTYDQSMLGGNRQWIPLKLNASGVMPIIFAQAIMFVPAAVAGLSTSDTAKSISTTFHNVFGWEYNALFALLIIIFTYFYTAITVPTNKMADDLKRSGGFIPGVKPGSETGDFLDRIMSLITFPGSLYLALIAVFPAIVVSLLGVQQGWAMFYGGTSLLIMVSVVIDTIQQVNAYLLNKQYDSMMTSGKNRRATA
- a CDS encoding citrate synthase; its protein translation is MSKTAYIEVDGKRHEFPVLVGTENEVAIDVLKLRALTGAITYDPGYKNSGACKSAITFLDGEEGILRYRGYSIEELAEYSNFLEVSYLIIFGELPTQEQIEKFENDIRKYSLVNEEMKNIIDGFPKTAHPMGVLASLTSALTAFNPKVVDADCSKSLYEAVCKTMSKFLVIATWTYRKAKGYPLNYYDNTKSYVDNFLRLMFALPTEPYEIDPIIKNAIDKLFILHADHEQNCSTSTVRMVGSSHAGLFASVSAGVSALWGPLHGGANQAVLEMLEAIQNDGGDVEKYLNKAKDKDDSFRLMGFGHRVYKNFDPRARIIKKAADEVLGKLGVDDPVLDIAKKLEEAALKDPYFVERHLYPNVDFYSGIIYRALGIPTEMFTVMFAIGRLPGWIAQWKEMRINKEPIGRPRQLYVGEALRSFVPMKDRK
- the rpsK gene encoding 30S ribosomal protein S11; amino-acid sequence: MAKANTKKRKVLVESTGEAHINATFNNIIISLTNKKGEVISWSSAGKMGFRGSKKNTPYAAQMAAEDCGKVALEAGLKKVKVYVKGPGNGRESAIRSLHNGGIEVTEIIDITPMPHNGCRPPKRRRV
- the rplO gene encoding 50S ribosomal protein L15 — protein: MNLSNLQPAKGSVHNQNKRVGRGEGSGKGGTSTKGHKGAKSRSGYSRKIGFEGGQMPLQRRVPKFGFKNINRVEYDVINLEKLQSLVDSGVVKDTVDFALLVELGLTSKNSLVKVLGRGEIKAKLKVSAHKFSASAKEAIEAAGGEIVTL
- the ykgO gene encoding type B 50S ribosomal protein L36 — encoded protein: MKVRASVKKRSAECIIVRRKGRLYVINKKNPRFKQRQG
- the carA gene encoding glutamine-hydrolyzing carbamoyl-phosphate synthase small subunit — encoded protein: MEYSERKKAVLVLKDGTVFFGKSVGVEGTAFGEICFNTGMTGYQEIFTDPSYFGQIMLSTTAHIGNYGVNVDEVDSDGIKISGLVCKNFSYYHSRPNSESDLLTYLEKANLIAISDVDTRALTAHIRDNGAMNAIISTDGKSIEELKVMLENVPSMEGLELSSKVSTKEAYHFGNPDASHKIAAVDFGIKTNILRCFEERDCYVKVFPYNVSYDELVAFGADGYFLSNGPGDPQALAKLGVLDTVNKVIDSGLPVFGICLGHQLIGLSQGVSTFKMFSGHRGVNHPVMNLGSTQGEITSQNHGFAINKEELAKHTNLELTHVHLNDGTVAGMKMKSKNVFSVQYHPESSPGPHDSRYLFDEFVENIKNNKGATV
- the eno gene encoding phosphopyruvate hydratase translates to MSTIISVHARQILDSRGNPTVEVDVITESGMLGRAAVPSGASTGEHEAVELRDGGKAFLGKGVLKAVDNVNNIIAEHIVGVSVFEQNTIDQLMIELDGTSNKGNLGANAILGVSLAVAKAAANELRMPLYRYVGGVSANTLPVPMMNIINGGSHSDAPIAFQEFMIMPVKAITFTHAMQMGTEIFHHLKKVLHERGLSTAVGDEGGFAPTLKGTEDALDSIKLAVENAGYRFGDEIMIALDCAASEFYVDGKYDYTKFEGELGKVRTSQEQADYLAELVEKYPIVSIEDGMYEDDWDGWKYLTDKIGNKVQLVGDDLFVTNVARLERGVNEGIGNSILIKVNQIGTLTETIAAVNMAKNAGFTSVMSHRSGETEDSTIADLAVALNCGQIKTGSASRSDRMAKYNQLLRIEEELGDIAYYPQGNAFKVKR
- the rplQ gene encoding 50S ribosomal protein L17, yielding MRHGKKINHLGRKAGHRNSMLANMACSLIEHKRINTTVAKAKALKQFIEPLVTKAKTDDTHNRRVVFSYLRDKDAVTELFREVAQKVGDRPGGYTRIIKLGNRLGDNADMAMIEFVDFNELYNVAKKEAKKSSTRRGKKKAAEAPATEATSNEAETNE
- a CDS encoding DNA-directed RNA polymerase subunit alpha, whose product is MAIFNFQKPDKVIMIDSTDFKGKFEFRPLEPGYGLTIGNALRRVLLSSLEGYAITSVRIEGVDHEFSTIAGVVEDVTEIILNLKQVRFKRQIEDVDNETVSISFSGKEQLTAGDFQKFISSFQILNPELVICNMDSNVTINMDLTIEKGRGYVPAEENRKPNAPIGTIFTDSIYTPVKNVKYAIENYRVEQKTDYEKLVFDIITDGSIHPKDALTEAAKTLIHHFMLFSDERITLEADEIAQTESYDEESLHMRQLLKTKLVDLDLSVRALNCLKAAEVDTLGDLVSFNKNDLMKFRNFGKKSLSELEELVAVKGLNFGMDLSKYKLDKE
- the rpsD gene encoding 30S ribosomal protein S4, coding for MARYTGPQTKIARRFGEAIFGDDKSLEKRNYPPGQHGLARKRGKKSEYAIQLLEKQKAKYTYGILEKQFRNLYKKAAAARGVTGEVLIQLCESRLDNVVFRMGIAPSRRAARQIVSHRHITVNGELVNIPSYQLKPGDKVAVREKSRSLETIERSLSNSSAVYEWITWNPETLEGTFVSVPQRLQVPENIKEQLIVELYNK
- the rpmD gene encoding 50S ribosomal protein L30; amino-acid sequence: MSKIKVKQVRSQINCPLVQKRTLEALGLRKIGQVVEHDATSAILGMVSKVQHLVSVEEAK